DNA from Hypanus sabinus isolate sHypSab1 chromosome 31, sHypSab1.hap1, whole genome shotgun sequence:
GTTCACGGAAGTGACACCGCGGCCACAAAGCCAGTCGTCACTGCAGCCGAATCAGGAGCCCGTTGGTTGCAGGCCACGGCTTCGGTTCACCACGGAGGTGAGTGAACCCTGTGGCTGAACACCAACTCAtccgaataaactcttcttgggcttctagccgggtacaggtatcaaaACGCTGGTTAAAatcccagctggaagcccgagaagagtatATTTGTCATTTAcgccgggaaagcactagatcctttatcATCGACTCATCCCTCGCCTCCAGCACCAATATCCTAAGTATTTCTACCTGTCCTGGGGATTAATCGGCTGTTTTAAgcccataacatataggagctgaagtaggccattcagcccatcgagcctgctctgccattcaatcatgggctgatccaattcttccagtcatccccaacactgctttctccccatactctttgatgccctgactaatcgagaacctatctatctctgccttaaatgcacacaatgacttggcctccaagccGCTCGTGGCGACAAATTCCACATGGATAATTTGGTCATTCTTCGTTCTTGGACccagcaaagtttgtggatgatacgaagacaggtggggggagggggaggtagtgctgaggaagcattgtgattgcagcaggacttggacaagttGGAAGAACGGacggaaaagtggcagatggaatatagtttggaaatgtatgataatgcattttggtaaaagggacAAGAGTGCAGACTGTAAGCTAAATGGGGAgagggttcaaacatcagagggactcccgtaaggttaatttacaggttgagtctgtggtaaagaaggcaaatgcaatgttggcatttatttcaaggggagtagaatataagagcagggaggtaATGCTGCAGGCCGCACtgaagagtattgtcaacagttctgggccccatatctcagaaaggacaagttgtcattggagagagtccagaggaggttcacgacgattctgggaataaagggattaacatatgaggaatgtttggcagctttgggtctgcaCTCACtaatttagaagaattgggggtgtgtgggtgatctcattgaaacctaccgtaCGTTGACGGTAAGAACAGAGCTAAGGAGTAGgcagagcggtgaatctgtgtggaatgctctgccacagactgcagtggaggccaagtcggtgGGTATATTtcaggtggaagttgattgttttctggtcagggcatcaaaggatatggtgagaaggcaggtgtatggggttgagtggggttGATggaactcgatgggctgaatggcctagttctgctcctatgtcttatggtcgagTTCTGCCTTGATTCTGCCCGGCACTTAAATCGGTCAAGAACCCTCAAGATTTCAGTTCGCACCACAAAAATGCCAAGTCctacaggcagttcaaaagctcgATTCCGAAGGGAAGTTATGGGGTATTGACTGCAGTGATTGTATTTGAGAGAAAGTGTGCTTATACAGCAAGTTATAGTTTTGTTGgcttcaccagcgccatctttAGCCGGAATATCGAATCGATGCTGAGTCCTGGGCAACTCTGGCACTCAGCACTACGTGTCAACTCAGGACATGGGTGCCAGTGAGAGGGTTAAAATGGGCCTTCTCCTTGAAGTACAGCAGTTCTGCCCCCGATGGTGTGCTCGGAACACCGGGATTTGGACCCAACCATGAAGAAACAAGCTCTGGATCGTACAGAACTTGGAGATGTGTCTGTGGAGTCTTGGAGGGAGTTGACACTGTAGCGTAGTAGTTAGTGGAATCTCGTCACAGGGCCGGCGGTCACCGACTGGGGTTTCGATTGCCGTCTCTGAGTTCTTCCCCACGAATGCGGGCACctttcggtttcctcccacgctccaaagacgtacgggttagggttagcgagTCGTGGGTGCGGTGACGCAGACGGGTTTCcctgtatgtttcgatgcacgTGCGACCTCTTGGGTTGACGGTACAGACTTGGAAGCAAGAGGTCTGGGACAGAAGATATTTAACAAACCTGCTAATCTAACTCCACCGTGGACGGCCCGCTTCTCTTGCTGGGCATGGGGGGCTAGCAACCCCTttctgtaaaaacccagagctgcagaaacactcatccctgggagaggaaggatcgtCGACAATGGGGGACAACGTGAAAGACTGCCCAGGACAGTGAGGACCCTGGCAGATGGCTGCCGGCAGATTTTGCCTCAATAGggatgatgggcttaagaagGCAACCAGCTAATTTCCAGTAAGTCACCATGATGTTTAATTTCTTTGACGGGCAAACTCCATGGCATGTTTACAATGCTGAACGTGTACAGAACCCTTGATTAACACAAGCACACACGATGCTGATTGAATACCACTCAGAACCATGGAGAACTCAAATTAAGGCTGAGTTCATGAACCTACGACATAGCATTTACACTGCAACTCCCAATAGGTTTCTTCAGCTATGGAAACACTAGTGCTCtattaggtacagaggtgatatTCCTTTAAGTTCTATCTttagtagcacactcatgaaattggttgcagacaactctatatggtaagtaaaattaaaagatttACTTCAAGTTAGCACATCACCCCACCCCGACACATCTGGGCACCTCAGCCCTTTAGAAAATAAGTTCTTTCCGTGGTGTGAAAGAGTTCTTTTTttcacccaccccctccccaagAGAAATTTTTCCAGAGAAGTGTCCAGACTTTCCCTTTGATGCTGAAGCAAGGAGGTCAGTCAAGATTCAGCTGGACGGTTGCTTTGTGGTCCTGGTGCTCCTCTATACTTTGGGTGAGACTTGTCGACAGGATCGGCTATGACTACCAGACCCAAAGATAGCAGACCTGCCACGAGAGAAAGAGAAGCATGTCAAAAGTCGTAGAATCAAAATGTGCAGGCGCTAGGGGTCCTGCAAATGCTGGCAACgtgaagcaacacgcacaaagcgctggaggaactcagcaggtcgggcagcgtctacgGAGAGGAATGGGCTGTTTTGTTGAGTACCACAAAAAAGAGGGATTTCGTGGTGGCCACCCttcttaattctacttcccatttccaaCAGCTCAGTCCGTGCCTCGTTCTATTGCCACGATGAGGTTGGAGAAGCAGCACCTCACATTCTGTCGGGGCAGCCTAtagcctgatgacatgaacatcagtttCAGCAACTTCCAGTACTTTCTCcctccgcacccccccccccaaccttctctctttccattccccactccGGCTCCCTTCACACTTTCTCCTCATTCCtcgcctatcacctccttccctttctcctatccaATTCCTTCTCGTTCTGAATGctgccccctttcctttccaggcccggtggggggggggggatgttggcccaaaacgctgactgtttattccccctccGTGgacgctgctcgacctgctgagttcctccagaatcttgTGCGTGTCGCTCATAATGTGTGGGCCCCTTGAGCTCAATTTAGTTAGACCTTTACTAGATTTTATATAACATCTTTTATGGTTGTATAGGGGTGGGGAAGGTAAGGAGGTTATAGTTGTCCagacgggggtggggggcagaggGAGAAGAAGGCAGGGTCTGTCTGCGCCCTCCGGACTCACTCAGGGCGAAGACGATCTGGCCCACGGTGCCCATCTGGGTCGGTCCCCCTTTCTGCAGCACCCTGCGGGCCGAGGCATAAACGTAGCCGCTGGCCGCCACCAGGCCGCCCCCACACACCACCCGGCAGCCCCAGCAGTCGCGGAACGATCGGCGAGCAGGAGCGGCCGCCTCGCTGGTCCCCGGGGCTGCCATCGACCTTCCTTCAGTGGTCACCCGGACCGCTGAGCCGACGGACTCCTTTCACACGGATTGCGTCCGGGCCTAATGCTTCCCTCGGACAACCGGCTATTGCACTTGTCGTTAACGGTGTCCAACATCGTCGAGTGAGATACAATTAAGGTTATAAAATAAACATTtagtttgcaatatttatttatctacttCACGATATTAGTTATTGTTCATGCCGAATATAAATCCCACACTTTCTAAAAATAGCCGGACTGGATTAGGATTCCGTTTCCCTGTTTGATTGGTTGATGTTAAAGTCAATCATTTCCTTCCTCTCTCTGATTGATCAAGACGGATGTCAATCAATACGGCGCCGTTCCGCCAGGCCAGGAATCGTTGTATTATTATTTTTCCCCCTAACTATTATTCAATCGATTTCCTAACGTGTTATTTTCACACTCTCAGGAAACGGCTTTCTCGTATGGGCCGGCAGCACGTGATGTTTTAAACTCGGGGTGGCCCggacgtctctctctcccccacacagatttggggggagggggtaggcaACGTCAATCATGTCAGCCCCGGCCCGCGGTTGGTCGGCTGAGGAGTCAGTCGGTCGCTCCGGCGCGCTATTGGTGGAGGGGGCGGGGAGAGGAGTTGCCCCCGCCTCCACCGGAGGGAGGCCGGAGCCGGTGGATGAATGAAGCGGGGAGGTGAGTTTCCTTTCGGCCGGGGGCCCCGGCTCGGATTTAACCGGCCGGGCGGCCCTCACTCGGGTCGGACAGGCCTGTTAGGACACGCTGCCCCCTCAGTGGGCTAGGAAGCGGGACTTCGGGGGGTGCCTGGTCCGAGACAGAAAATACCAGTCTCGATTCTGGGGTTCAGGGCCCCTTTGAGCCGGAGGTCCCAGCATCGTGCAGGCTCAGCCCCCTGGGGGGAGAGATCCAACCGGGAGCTGGGGCGGAAGGTGAAGGGCTCCTGacctcctccggcattttgtatgcAGGCTGTCTGGTGTTTTGTCCTCCCCCGATCTGTCGGGGGCCATGTGGTGGCTGCCCCGtcttatcagcctccaccacgTTAAGACAAATTCACCCACGGGGCTTCTCCATCAAGGGAAAGCGGCAGAGAATCTGAATCCGGGTTTAATATCTCCAGGCATGCgtcctgaaatttgttacctGAGCCAGCAGTTCAATGTCAAGACACAATATAAAAGATAACTAAAATAATAATTAATGAATAACTAAATCAGTTACAGTGTGcgtatagattaaaaatcatgcaaaaagctgAAGTTATATAGATgggaaaaagtgaggtagtggctatttaggaatcggatggcagaggggaagaagctgttagtgaatcgctgagtgtgtgtcttcaggctcctgtacctcctccctgatggcagaggggaagaagctgttcctgaatcactgagtgtgtgtcttcaggctcctgtacctcctccctgatggcagagggggagaagctgttcctgaatcgctgagtgtgtgtcttcaggctcctgtaccccctccctgatggcagaggggaagaagctgatcctgaatcgttgagtgtgtgtcttcaggctcctgtacctcctccctgatggcagaggggaagaagctgttcctgaatcattgagtgtgtgtcttcaggctcctgtaccctgtccctgatggcagaggggaagaagctgttcctgaatcattgagtgtgtgccttcaggctcctgtacctcctccctgatggcagaggggaagaagctgttcctgaatcattgagtgtgtgtcttcaggctcctgtacctcc
Protein-coding regions in this window:
- the dmac1 gene encoding distal membrane-arm assembly complex protein 1, which translates into the protein MAAPGTSEAAAPARRSFRDCWGCRVVCGGGLVAASGYVYASARRVLQKGGPTQMGTVGQIVFALSLLSLGLVVIADPVDKSHPKYRGAPGPQSNRPAES